A genomic region of Alicyclobacillus sp. SO9 contains the following coding sequences:
- the tpiA gene encoding triose-phosphate isomerase, with amino-acid sequence MARKPLLMGNWKMNKTVAEAREFAEQLGQQSQSLCNDADYAVCAPFTSLHILRVMLPANVKLGAQNVHFEEHGAYTGEISASMLKEFETVYVLAGHSERRQLFGETDEIIAKKVKAILSQQMTPVLCVGEVLDQRDAGKTLDVVRNQLNKGLAELTEAEIGRCVVAYEPVWAIGTGRTATSEQAEEVIAELRAALRQKVGATADDIRILYGGSVKPANVAELCSQPNIDGGLVGGASLQADSFAQMAAEICKGV; translated from the coding sequence GTGGCGAGAAAACCTTTGTTAATGGGGAATTGGAAGATGAATAAAACCGTTGCAGAGGCTCGTGAGTTTGCCGAGCAACTTGGACAACAGTCGCAAAGCCTGTGCAACGATGCGGACTATGCTGTCTGCGCCCCTTTCACAAGCTTACATATTCTTCGTGTGATGCTGCCGGCCAATGTGAAACTGGGGGCACAGAACGTACACTTTGAAGAACACGGTGCATATACCGGCGAAATTTCCGCGTCTATGTTGAAAGAGTTTGAGACAGTCTATGTGTTGGCAGGTCACTCAGAACGCAGACAACTCTTTGGAGAGACCGACGAAATCATCGCCAAGAAAGTAAAGGCCATACTCAGTCAGCAAATGACGCCCGTGCTTTGCGTCGGTGAAGTGCTCGACCAACGAGATGCGGGGAAGACTTTGGATGTAGTTCGGAATCAGTTGAACAAGGGACTGGCCGAACTAACCGAAGCAGAAATAGGCCGCTGCGTCGTGGCTTACGAGCCAGTTTGGGCAATCGGCACAGGCCGTACCGCCACGTCCGAGCAAGCTGAAGAAGTCATAGCGGAGTTGCGCGCCGCTCTCCGTCAAAAAGTCGGTGCTACAGCAGACGACATTCGCATTCTTTATGGCGGCAGTGTCAAACCCGCCAATGTAGCTGAACTGTGCTCACAGCCGAATATTGACGGTGGACTTGTCGGTGGAGCCAGCCTGCAGGCGGATTCTTTTGCGCAAATGGCGGCTGAAATTTGTAAGGGGGTGTAA
- the gpmI gene encoding 2,3-bisphosphoglycerate-independent phosphoglycerate mutase, with amino-acid sequence MDNADFTRQKAPGTSPVALIILDGFGMRDTVVGNAVAQANKPVFDGIWKEYPHNYLRASELAVGLPEGQFGNSEVGHSNIGAGRILYQDLTRLNEDVKTGGFYENPVLKQAVNHASEHNSSLHLLGLASNGGVHSHIRHLYALLKLAKNSGLKKVYVHVVTDGRDVSPTSGIDFVRNLQQQMDEIGVGQIASIVGRYYAMDRDNRWERTELAYRAMVYGDGKKMTDAVQGVQESYDAHVTDEFIKPIVMTDENGNPVGQIKSDDAVIMFNFRPDRAIQISRAFTNEDFREFDRGADSPHVYYVCMTKFSESVNADVAYKPVSLDNTMGEVLAQNGLTQLRVAETEKYPHVTFFFSGGREAEFPGEERVLIPSPKVATYDLQPEMSAYKVADAAAKRIKSGDIDVMILNFANPDMVGHTGSLEAAIKAVEAVDTCLGTVLEAIEEQGGVALVTADHGNADIMIDDKGDVCTTHTLSLVPLVVTKRGVTVQEGILADLAPTMLKLLGVAQPEEMTGKPLI; translated from the coding sequence ATGGACAACGCAGACTTTACACGTCAGAAGGCGCCTGGGACGAGCCCGGTTGCGCTTATCATCCTAGACGGCTTTGGCATGCGTGATACGGTCGTCGGAAACGCAGTCGCTCAAGCTAACAAGCCAGTTTTTGATGGTATCTGGAAGGAGTATCCGCACAATTATCTACGTGCCAGTGAGTTAGCTGTGGGATTGCCTGAAGGACAGTTCGGAAACTCGGAAGTCGGACACTCAAATATCGGGGCAGGCCGCATTTTATATCAGGACTTGACCCGTCTGAACGAAGATGTGAAGACAGGTGGATTTTACGAGAATCCAGTTTTGAAGCAAGCCGTCAACCACGCGTCGGAGCATAACAGCAGTCTTCATCTCTTGGGTCTTGCGTCTAACGGCGGCGTGCACAGTCATATCCGGCACTTGTACGCATTGCTAAAACTTGCAAAGAATAGCGGACTGAAGAAGGTCTATGTGCACGTTGTGACAGACGGCCGCGATGTATCTCCCACATCTGGAATCGACTTTGTACGCAATTTACAGCAACAGATGGATGAAATTGGTGTGGGTCAGATTGCGTCTATTGTGGGCCGGTATTATGCAATGGACAGGGATAATCGCTGGGAGCGCACCGAACTGGCATACAGAGCCATGGTTTACGGCGATGGCAAGAAAATGACAGACGCGGTTCAGGGCGTTCAAGAAAGCTATGATGCGCATGTGACAGACGAATTTATTAAGCCCATTGTCATGACAGATGAGAACGGCAATCCGGTGGGTCAAATCAAGAGTGACGACGCCGTCATTATGTTCAACTTCCGTCCTGACAGAGCAATTCAGATTTCTCGAGCTTTCACCAACGAAGACTTTCGCGAATTTGACAGAGGAGCGGATTCCCCTCATGTCTACTATGTTTGTATGACAAAGTTCAGTGAGTCCGTCAATGCAGACGTCGCCTACAAGCCCGTCAGTCTGGACAATACTATGGGAGAGGTCCTGGCTCAAAATGGACTAACCCAACTGCGGGTCGCAGAAACTGAAAAGTACCCTCATGTCACATTCTTTTTCTCGGGTGGACGGGAAGCAGAATTTCCTGGGGAAGAACGCGTTTTAATTCCTTCGCCCAAGGTCGCAACCTATGACCTGCAGCCTGAAATGAGCGCTTACAAAGTGGCGGATGCCGCAGCCAAGCGAATCAAATCAGGGGATATTGACGTAATGATTCTCAACTTCGCCAACCCGGATATGGTTGGACATACGGGTAGTCTGGAAGCTGCCATTAAAGCTGTAGAAGCGGTGGATACATGCCTTGGAACAGTCCTGGAGGCCATCGAAGAGCAGGGTGGGGTCGCCTTAGTTACGGCCGATCACGGTAATGCCGACATCATGATTGACGACAAGGGTGATGTCTGCACAACACATACCCTCAGTCTCGTACCGCTGGTGGTGACGAAGCGCGGTGTCACTGTGCAAGAAGGCATACTGGCAGACCTGGCTCCCACAATGCTGAAGCTCTTGGGAGTAGCACAGCCTGAAGAAATGACGGGCAAACCGCTGATTTAA
- the eno gene encoding phosphopyruvate hydratase — protein MSEIFDIHAREVLDSRGNPTVEVEVELDSGAVGRAIVPSGASTGAHEAVELRDGDKNRFNGKGVKKAVANVNEIITPELVGEESTEQVDIDEALIALDGTDNKGKLGANAILGVSMAVARASAAELGLPLYRYLGGTYSKVLPTPMMNILNGGKHADNTVDIQEFMIVPHGAESFREALRMGAEVYHSLKKVLSAKGLETTVGDEGGFAPNLKTNEEAIVAIVDAIEKAGYKPGEHVSIALDVASTELYEDGKYNFKGEGVVRTADELISYYESLVSRYPIVSLEDGLAEDDWDGWQKLTTALGSKVQLVGDDLFVTNTKRLRQGIESKVGNSILIKVNQIGTLTETFACVDMATRAGYSSVISHRSGETEDTTISDISVALNTGQIKTGAPTRTDRVAKYNQLLRIEEMLGASATYAGLSTFVRSANS, from the coding sequence ATGTCCGAGATTTTTGATATTCATGCAAGAGAAGTCCTTGATTCTCGTGGAAATCCTACTGTAGAAGTTGAAGTTGAACTAGACAGCGGTGCTGTAGGACGTGCAATTGTGCCGTCTGGTGCATCTACGGGTGCCCATGAGGCTGTCGAGCTGCGAGATGGAGACAAGAATAGGTTCAATGGCAAAGGTGTGAAAAAGGCAGTTGCCAACGTGAACGAAATTATCACACCGGAGTTGGTGGGTGAAGAATCTACTGAACAAGTAGACATCGATGAAGCACTGATTGCTCTTGACGGAACCGACAACAAAGGAAAACTGGGTGCCAATGCGATTTTGGGTGTCTCCATGGCTGTTGCAAGGGCTAGCGCCGCAGAACTGGGATTGCCTTTGTATCGCTATCTTGGCGGGACGTACAGTAAGGTACTGCCTACACCCATGATGAACATTCTGAACGGCGGCAAGCACGCAGATAATACTGTGGATATCCAGGAATTTATGATTGTCCCCCATGGCGCAGAAAGCTTCCGTGAAGCACTGCGGATGGGCGCAGAAGTGTACCATAGTCTGAAGAAGGTTTTGAGTGCAAAGGGCCTCGAAACCACCGTTGGCGACGAAGGCGGATTTGCTCCGAATCTGAAAACCAATGAAGAAGCGATTGTGGCAATTGTGGATGCCATTGAGAAAGCGGGCTATAAGCCAGGAGAGCACGTCTCCATTGCTCTGGATGTAGCGTCTACGGAACTTTATGAAGACGGCAAGTACAACTTCAAGGGTGAGGGTGTCGTAAGAACAGCAGATGAGCTCATTAGCTACTACGAGTCCCTCGTGTCCCGTTATCCCATTGTCTCTTTGGAAGACGGTTTGGCCGAAGATGACTGGGACGGTTGGCAAAAACTCACCACGGCTCTTGGCAGTAAGGTTCAGCTCGTTGGCGACGATTTGTTTGTGACCAATACTAAACGATTAAGACAAGGCATAGAGTCTAAAGTAGGCAACTCCATTCTCATTAAGGTAAATCAGATTGGAACCTTGACAGAGACATTTGCGTGTGTTGATATGGCAACCAGGGCAGGTTACAGCTCAGTGATTTCGCACCGATCAGGTGAGACCGAAGACACCACAATTTCGGACATTTCTGTCGCACTGAATACCGGTCAAATCAAAACCGGTGCTCCAACCAGAACAGACCGAGTTGCGAAATACAATCAACTGCTTCGTATTGAGGAGATGCTTGGTGCCAGTGCCACTTATGCAGGTCTATCCACATTTGTCCGCTCGGCCAATTCGTGA
- the secG gene encoding preprotein translocase subunit SecG, with protein sequence MLTAAKIVLVILCVLLITVILFQSGRSAGLSGVITGGADQSVNRKSRGLDSFLAKVTVVIAVLFFATTLFIAYMFTHTL encoded by the coding sequence ATGTTAACGGCTGCCAAGATTGTCTTGGTCATCCTATGTGTCTTGTTGATAACAGTGATTTTGTTCCAATCTGGACGAAGTGCAGGACTGTCCGGAGTCATCACAGGAGGTGCAGACCAGTCCGTAAATAGGAAGTCGAGAGGACTGGATTCCTTCCTTGCCAAAGTCACTGTGGTCATTGCAGTTCTGTTTTTTGCAACGACACTTTTTATTGCTTATATGTTTACGCACACACTCTAA
- a CDS encoding carboxylesterase, producing the protein MGKDACILVHGFTGSPEELEPLASVLEKSGYQVLLPVLAGHCGTKEDLKKATAVGWIRGVEETLKEAMHQYEKVHLIGFSAGAMVCAVLAAKYPVESVTMLAPAVYYLGSKQTFREMANLIKATWNSNGFSRDDLKTRMDKMSQVPLKSVQQMRRLVTRGKAALPDISQPVCIIQGRQDEIVEPRGAEYAHATVSSFIKEIHYLENSGHMLCLEGDRNKVQQYVLDFLDSLQVEQQRNSS; encoded by the coding sequence ATGGGCAAAGACGCGTGTATCCTTGTGCACGGATTTACAGGGAGCCCAGAGGAATTAGAACCCTTAGCCAGTGTGTTGGAGAAATCCGGATACCAGGTTCTGTTGCCAGTTCTCGCAGGGCACTGCGGAACCAAGGAAGACCTGAAGAAAGCCACGGCTGTCGGATGGATACGGGGTGTAGAAGAAACCCTGAAGGAAGCTATGCACCAGTACGAAAAAGTACATTTAATCGGATTTTCTGCAGGTGCTATGGTCTGCGCAGTTTTAGCCGCAAAATACCCCGTTGAATCGGTCACCATGTTGGCTCCAGCAGTGTACTACCTTGGCTCAAAGCAAACGTTTCGAGAAATGGCCAACCTGATTAAGGCAACATGGAACTCCAATGGCTTCTCTCGTGATGACCTCAAAACGCGGATGGATAAAATGTCTCAGGTTCCTCTTAAGAGTGTTCAGCAGATGCGGCGCCTAGTCACCAGAGGAAAGGCAGCTCTTCCTGATATATCGCAGCCAGTGTGCATTATACAGGGCCGCCAGGACGAAATTGTAGAACCAAGAGGTGCTGAATACGCCCACGCGACCGTCTCTTCATTTATTAAAGAGATTCACTATTTAGAAAATTCCGGTCATATGCTTTGTCTCGAAGGAGACCGAAACAAGGTGCAACAGTACGTATTAGACTTCCTTGACAGTCTGCAAGTGGAGCAACAGCGGAATTCGTCTTAA
- the rnr gene encoding ribonuclease R: MFDRETVLEFMRHDVYRPLTVQELTEEFQVEAADDFKEFVRLLNEMEDNGDVVRTRTNRYGVPERMNLVVGKLQLKARGFGFLSPDQSDEEDVYVAATDLNGAMSGDRVMVRIEKRASGNLREGQVIRILERAQQRVVGVFTRHRNHAFIAPMDRRFPQDIFIDKDDMADAHDGYVVVVEITSFPTVTRGPAGRVVEVLGHPDAPGIDILAVVRKYGLEETFPEDVLTAAEEIPLELSEKDYEGRRDLRDETIVTIDGEDAKDLDDAVHVRLLENGNYLLGVSIADVGYYVKENGVLDREALSRGTSVYLVDRVIPMLPQRLSNNICSLNPHIDRLTMTCEMEWTPDAELVRHDIYPSVIRTTERMTYTNVKKILADHDEAARQRYRPLIPMFEHMEKLALVLRGRRMKRGAVDFDFDEIKVAVDNLGRPIDIAPRQRSIAERIIEEFMLAANETVAEHFHWLNVPFLYRVHEEPDVSKMSEFNEFIHNFGYHVKGVGNVVHPRALQEVLDKVRGKREERVISTLMLRSMRQARYAPDCTGHFGLAADYYTHFTSPIRRYPDLMIHRIMREILTKGKLSEQREEQLHEKVDYAALRSSDRERNAQDAERECDQLKMVEYMQQHLGEEFDGLISGVTQFGLFIQLKNGVEGLIHISYLTDDYYVLNDRQMALVGERNRRVFRLGDPVRVKVAAANKEALTIDFEMMEHYREGTMVFASGQAVVEYDEDLGPEDRERRVAEREYLSRPQRPGRGGRGRDRSARGRDDRDRNDSRGGRSRSQGKRNGPGTRKGSATRRAGGFGAGDDSRTGSSQSSSKGSSKGRKGKYTKTRYGKGKGKGRSKGAVETLDHDVDGAVPGTSEIESKAKSSQKNGKKGKKKRKKSKSKAAKSE; this comes from the coding sequence TTGTTTGACCGTGAAACGGTTTTGGAATTTATGAGGCACGATGTGTACAGGCCTCTTACCGTGCAAGAACTGACAGAGGAATTTCAAGTGGAAGCGGCAGATGACTTCAAGGAGTTTGTACGGCTTTTGAATGAAATGGAGGATAACGGAGACGTTGTCCGGACCCGAACCAATCGCTACGGTGTGCCGGAGCGGATGAACCTTGTGGTGGGCAAGTTGCAGTTGAAAGCACGGGGGTTTGGGTTTCTGTCACCGGATCAATCCGATGAAGAAGACGTCTACGTCGCTGCCACCGATTTAAACGGGGCCATGAGCGGTGACCGAGTGATGGTGCGCATCGAAAAGCGGGCCTCAGGGAATCTGCGCGAGGGCCAGGTGATTCGGATATTGGAGCGGGCTCAACAGCGAGTCGTCGGTGTTTTTACCCGCCATCGGAACCACGCCTTTATTGCACCCATGGACAGGCGGTTCCCTCAAGATATTTTCATTGACAAGGACGACATGGCAGATGCCCATGACGGCTATGTTGTCGTTGTTGAAATTACGTCGTTTCCGACCGTAACCAGGGGGCCGGCAGGCAGGGTTGTAGAGGTTCTGGGTCATCCGGATGCACCAGGCATCGACATTTTAGCTGTGGTTCGCAAGTACGGTCTGGAGGAAACCTTCCCTGAAGACGTTCTGACCGCTGCTGAGGAAATTCCCTTGGAGTTGTCCGAGAAGGATTACGAAGGCCGCAGAGATTTGCGGGATGAGACTATTGTCACCATCGACGGCGAAGATGCCAAAGACTTGGATGATGCCGTTCACGTGCGGCTTCTGGAAAACGGAAATTATTTGCTTGGTGTCAGCATCGCGGACGTCGGCTATTACGTGAAGGAGAACGGTGTGCTCGACAGGGAGGCTTTGAGCCGTGGTACCAGTGTCTACCTGGTCGATCGCGTTATTCCCATGCTCCCCCAACGCCTCTCCAACAACATCTGCTCTCTGAATCCTCACATTGACAGGTTGACCATGACCTGTGAGATGGAGTGGACACCTGATGCTGAGTTGGTGCGGCACGACATTTACCCAAGTGTCATCCGGACAACGGAGCGTATGACCTATACCAATGTCAAGAAGATTCTCGCCGATCACGATGAAGCCGCTCGCCAAAGGTACCGCCCGCTGATTCCAATGTTTGAGCATATGGAAAAGTTGGCGTTGGTCTTGCGGGGTCGGCGGATGAAACGCGGCGCAGTCGACTTTGACTTTGACGAAATCAAGGTTGCCGTTGACAACCTCGGGCGTCCTATCGATATTGCTCCGCGCCAGCGATCGATTGCCGAACGCATCATTGAAGAGTTCATGCTCGCTGCCAACGAAACCGTTGCAGAGCACTTCCACTGGCTCAATGTACCATTTTTGTACCGTGTTCACGAAGAACCGGATGTCAGTAAGATGTCCGAGTTCAACGAGTTCATCCATAACTTCGGTTATCACGTAAAGGGCGTCGGGAACGTTGTGCATCCCCGTGCACTGCAGGAAGTCTTGGATAAAGTGCGGGGCAAACGCGAGGAGCGGGTGATTTCAACCTTAATGCTGCGATCGATGCGGCAAGCTCGCTATGCACCTGACTGTACAGGCCACTTTGGTCTTGCTGCTGACTACTATACCCACTTTACGTCACCCATTCGTCGTTATCCGGATCTTATGATTCACCGGATTATGCGTGAGATTCTCACGAAGGGCAAACTGTCCGAACAGCGGGAAGAGCAATTGCATGAAAAGGTTGACTACGCAGCCCTTCGTTCCAGTGACAGGGAGAGGAATGCGCAGGATGCTGAGCGCGAATGTGATCAACTCAAAATGGTCGAATACATGCAGCAGCACCTCGGTGAAGAATTCGATGGTCTCATCAGCGGTGTGACTCAGTTCGGTTTATTCATCCAGTTGAAGAACGGTGTGGAAGGCCTGATTCACATCAGTTACTTGACCGATGATTATTATGTTTTAAACGACAGGCAGATGGCTCTGGTGGGTGAGCGAAACCGACGTGTTTTCCGCCTCGGCGATCCCGTTCGCGTCAAAGTTGCCGCCGCCAACAAGGAAGCCCTCACCATCGACTTTGAGATGATGGAGCATTACAGAGAAGGTACAATGGTCTTTGCATCAGGGCAGGCCGTCGTCGAATACGACGAAGACTTGGGTCCCGAAGACAGAGAGCGCCGCGTTGCAGAGCGCGAATACCTCTCGCGGCCCCAGCGTCCCGGCAGAGGCGGCCGAGGACGCGACAGGTCTGCACGAGGTAGAGACGACCGAGACAGGAACGACAGCAGAGGCGGTCGGAGTCGAAGCCAAGGAAAACGGAACGGACCCGGAACCCGCAAGGGCTCAGCAACCCGGAGAGCAGGCGGGTTTGGTGCCGGGGATGACAGCCGCACAGGCAGCAGCCAGAGCAGCAGTAAAGGCAGTAGCAAGGGCCGAAAAGGAAAGTATACCAAGACCAGGTATGGAAAAGGCAAGGGCAAAGGTAGAAGTAAAGGTGCCGTAGAGACTTTGGACCATGACGTTGATGGTGCAGTGCCCGGGACTTCAGAAATTGAGAGTAAAGCCAAGTCCAGCCAAAAGAACGGAAAAAAAGGCAAGAAGAAGCGTAAAAAGAGCAAGAGCAAGGCAGCCAAGTCAGAGTGA
- a CDS encoding MarR family winged helix-turn-helix transcriptional regulator, with protein sequence MSDVDQQINVSTTDSDLPFQLYMAMRRYCKVQERIRTKVGKSIGLTEAQYYLVRALALSSSRLSYTQLAKRTSLSHNSVSTLVKGLVKSGVIQKHPYPDDGRITELSLSSQGEAMVQNVFKFSKSQQNVLQKVIRMIEEDDLLRKLGELEKLALEFFDDTNM encoded by the coding sequence ATGTCCGATGTCGACCAACAAATTAATGTTTCAACGACTGATTCTGACTTACCATTTCAGTTATACATGGCCATGCGCCGTTATTGTAAAGTACAGGAACGCATCCGAACCAAAGTTGGCAAGAGTATTGGTCTAACTGAAGCTCAGTACTATTTGGTCCGGGCACTGGCACTCAGCAGTTCGAGACTCTCGTATACGCAACTTGCAAAACGCACTAGCTTGTCCCACAATTCCGTCTCCACTTTAGTCAAGGGACTTGTTAAGTCGGGTGTTATCCAGAAACATCCCTATCCAGACGATGGCCGAATCACCGAACTTTCTCTCAGTTCGCAAGGAGAAGCAATGGTTCAGAATGTATTCAAATTCAGTAAGAGTCAACAGAATGTCCTGCAAAAAGTAATACGGATGATTGAAGAGGACGACTTGCTCCGAAAACTCGGCGAACTCGAGAAGCTGGCGCTAGAGTTTTTCGATGATACGAATATGTAG